A single window of Desulfovibrio sp. G11 DNA harbors:
- a CDS encoding DUF47 domain-containing protein — MFPALLPKSAPFFAMLEEQNGLLRRMAGLLVEMLEDVANMDRVHKEIAFLEEEADVLHSQIIRDLSQTFITPIDREDILRINQEQEECMDCLHSLSTRLHIFEFTGIRFPALQMARTISAMLDLSRLMLEGLAHRRDCHKTRAFRNLRGECDMLLAVGLAELLDEQQEITVPQIMRTLKWSQAYERMSILLEQVNALAETIEEAVLKNV, encoded by the coding sequence ATGTTCCCTGCGTTGTTGCCCAAATCCGCACCGTTTTTCGCCATGCTGGAGGAGCAGAACGGCCTTCTGCGCCGCATGGCGGGGCTGCTGGTTGAAATGCTTGAAGACGTGGCCAATATGGACCGCGTGCATAAAGAAATCGCTTTTCTTGAAGAAGAGGCGGATGTTCTGCACAGTCAGATAATCCGGGATCTTTCGCAAACGTTCATCACCCCCATCGACCGTGAAGACATCCTGCGCATCAATCAGGAGCAGGAAGAATGCATGGACTGCCTGCACAGTCTCAGCACCCGCCTGCATATTTTTGAATTCACCGGCATACGTTTTCCCGCTCTGCAAATGGCCCGCACCATCAGCGCCATGCTGGACCTGAGCCGCCTTATGCTCGAAGGGCTGGCACACCGGCGCGATTGTCATAAAACCCGCGCTTTTCGCAACTTGCGGGGCGAATGTGACATGCTGCTGGCCGTGGGGCTGGCGGAACTGCTTGACGAACAGCAGGAAATCACCGTGCCGCAGATCATGCGGACGCTCAAATGGAGCCAGGCGTACGAGCGCATGAGCATCCTGCTTGAACAGGTCAATGCGCTGGCGGAAACCATCGAGGAAGCGGTGCTGAAAAATGTTTGA
- a CDS encoding protein jag: MIMEGFKEFQGKDLDSAIEEACGYFNTAREKLEIEIVQDSKSGIFGIVGARKAKVRARRVQLREAVENILGRKGGQAAPPADVPAETANQSVADADGKARASRQREESPSSAPRQEKRHDRARGRKAGQEEAAAGTEGAADVAAGRSESPRDAERSAGSASQKPEKKHEKNTGRSSEKSTPRNDDKGARKNGTVKPADESCACSSEKTAEKTAGAGKNGEKSDRASGRGQNGHAENGKRGEGRGRRSDPREGRDARDNRNAAKEGGRDAVRQARPGTADMLDDDFEEAAEGLPVTPLEQLDQEQLMALVHETVRSLVRPIVGEAVQLEVAVAGGRVQVGIESEEDSGLLIGREGQTLAALQYMISRIVSRGMNAAVRVQLDAGEYRRRQDERLREMALALADKVRQSGRSYSTRPLSSYHRRIVHVCLQDATDVQTRSTGDGPLKRVVILRRKTEKN; encoded by the coding sequence ATGATTATGGAAGGGTTCAAGGAATTCCAGGGCAAAGACCTGGACAGCGCCATAGAGGAAGCCTGCGGCTACTTCAACACGGCGCGTGAAAAACTGGAAATCGAGATCGTGCAGGATTCAAAATCCGGCATCTTCGGCATCGTCGGGGCGCGTAAGGCCAAAGTTCGCGCCCGCCGGGTGCAGCTGCGCGAGGCTGTTGAAAACATATTGGGACGCAAAGGGGGGCAGGCCGCCCCCCCCGCCGATGTTCCCGCTGAAACCGCAAACCAGTCTGTTGCAGACGCGGACGGCAAGGCCCGGGCTTCGCGGCAGCGTGAAGAATCTCCGTCTTCTGCCCCTCGGCAGGAAAAACGTCATGACCGCGCCCGCGGCCGCAAGGCCGGTCAGGAAGAAGCAGCGGCAGGAACTGAAGGTGCCGCGGACGTCGCTGCTGGGCGGAGTGAAAGCCCCCGTGATGCAGAACGTTCTGCCGGAAGCGCCAGCCAGAAACCCGAAAAAAAGCATGAAAAAAATACCGGACGCAGCAGCGAGAAGAGTACCCCGCGTAATGACGACAAGGGGGCGCGCAAAAACGGCACTGTAAAGCCCGCTGACGAGAGCTGCGCGTGCAGCAGCGAAAAAACCGCGGAAAAGACCGCCGGCGCAGGAAAGAACGGCGAAAAGTCCGACAGGGCGTCCGGGCGTGGTCAGAACGGGCATGCCGAAAACGGCAAGCGCGGCGAAGGCCGCGGCCGCAGGAGCGACCCCCGCGAGGGGCGCGACGCCCGCGACAACCGCAACGCCGCGAAGGAAGGCGGACGCGATGCTGTACGGCAAGCCCGCCCCGGAACTGCGGATATGCTGGATGACGATTTTGAAGAAGCGGCTGAAGGGCTGCCCGTCACTCCTCTGGAGCAGCTTGATCAGGAGCAGCTTATGGCCCTTGTGCACGAAACCGTGCGCAGCCTGGTGCGCCCCATCGTGGGCGAAGCCGTACAGCTTGAAGTAGCAGTGGCTGGCGGCAGGGTGCAGGTGGGCATTGAAAGTGAAGAAGATTCCGGTTTGCTCATCGGCCGCGAAGGCCAGACTCTGGCCGCGCTCCAGTACATGATTTCTCGTATTGTGTCGCGAGGTATGAACGCCGCTGTGCGTGTACAGCTTGATGCCGGTGAATATCGTCGGCGTCAGGATGAGCGGCTGCGTGAGATGGCTCTTGCCCTGGCCGACAAGGTACGCCAGAGCGGCCGCTCCTATTCCACGCGTCCCCTGTCTTCCTATCACCGCCGCATTGTGCATGTCTGCCTCCAGGACGCGACCGACGTGCAGACGCGCAGCACGGGCGACGGCCCCCTGAAGCGGGTAGTGATACTGCGCAGAAAGACCGAAAAAAATTAA
- a CDS encoding TraR/DksA family transcriptional regulator, producing the protein MDVFDQATELERLDRESALMRARAAIDRGGPEIIDGVACCRDCGDPIPQKRLEALPGVGLCRTCQEERESGN; encoded by the coding sequence ATGGACGTTTTTGACCAAGCTACGGAACTGGAGCGTCTGGACCGTGAATCGGCCCTCATGCGCGCCCGCGCCGCCATTGACCGGGGAGGACCGGAAATCATCGACGGCGTGGCCTGCTGCCGCGACTGCGGCGACCCCATCCCCCAGAAACGCCTTGAGGCCCTGCCGGGCGTAGGCTTGTGCCGCACCTGCCAGGAAGAACGCGAAAGCGGCAACTAA
- a CDS encoding pseudouridine synthase yields the protein MKSVHKKFCANRHGGKGHDSKRRDDVCRSRTNRHASEAVAGCELTAWSAMESLPAGQTAADAPAALSALPPPIAAGASPDAAGEDPIAAATQEFCVDHQHAGLRLDQALEHLLPHMGLRGRRRCAENGGVSVNGRAAKASRRMRQGDVVRLHNAEARKKKVALGREVSGTAFSCGSAVAACGLRMLGRQGEYCFFSKPARMHSASLAGISGVSVEALAPALAVRWTEKSGSGNEFDLAALTLMQRLDFGTSGLLCAALSTSAAEDFRAAEAAGLCEKRYVALLSGVLSGPVVARQELDVSKRRKSRVLPALAHHTRWTEFWPLHVWRPGDVSVQALQALLGPAGGGAPENDAPVVTPEAGGLPVPAAGLTLAACRIRRGARHQIRAHAAGLGHPLWGDSLYAEPEEHVAASDGLAVALPLTFSSGNTEDANMPSLRVFSPLCDGAGFFLHHGGLRLPGAAVTDDLPWLLPSGCMKAARDWLAGILTGREPSGT from the coding sequence ATGAAGTCCGTGCACAAAAAATTTTGCGCGAACCGACATGGCGGCAAAGGGCATGACAGCAAGAGGCGGGATGACGTCTGCCGGAGCCGCACAAACCGGCATGCCAGCGAAGCTGTTGCCGGTTGTGAGCTGACAGCGTGGTCCGCAATGGAAAGCCTGCCTGCCGGGCAAACCGCGGCGGATGCTCCTGCCGCACTTTCTGCCTTGCCTCCTCCCATAGCCGCCGGTGCATCCCCGGACGCAGCCGGCGAAGATCCCATTGCCGCGGCCACGCAGGAATTTTGTGTGGACCATCAGCATGCAGGTTTGCGGCTTGATCAGGCTCTGGAACATCTTTTGCCGCATATGGGCTTGCGTGGGCGCAGGCGCTGCGCTGAAAATGGTGGCGTATCGGTAAACGGCCGCGCCGCAAAAGCTTCGCGCCGCATGCGCCAGGGGGATGTGGTGCGCCTGCACAATGCGGAAGCACGAAAAAAAAAGGTGGCCTTGGGCCGCGAGGTTTCCGGCACGGCGTTTTCTTGCGGCTCTGCTGTTGCCGCCTGCGGGCTGCGTATGCTCGGCAGGCAGGGAGAGTATTGTTTTTTCAGTAAGCCCGCGCGTATGCACAGCGCCTCTCTGGCGGGTATTTCCGGTGTGAGTGTGGAGGCTCTGGCTCCGGCCCTTGCCGTGCGGTGGACTGAAAAAAGCGGCAGCGGCAATGAGTTCGATCTGGCAGCGCTCACTTTGATGCAACGTCTGGATTTCGGCACTTCAGGCCTTTTGTGCGCGGCGCTTTCGACCTCCGCCGCTGAAGATTTTCGTGCCGCAGAAGCGGCCGGGCTGTGTGAAAAACGCTATGTGGCCCTGCTTTCGGGCGTGCTTTCCGGCCCTGTTGTGGCACGGCAGGAGCTGGACGTCAGCAAAAGGCGCAAGAGCCGTGTGCTGCCCGCACTCGCGCACCATACGCGCTGGACGGAGTTTTGGCCCCTGCATGTCTGGAGGCCCGGCGACGTGTCTGTACAGGCCCTGCAGGCGTTGCTTGGGCCTGCAGGGGGCGGAGCGCCTGAAAACGATGCCCCTGTTGTCACGCCGGAAGCAGGGGGGCTGCCGGTTCCCGCCGCCGGGCTCACGCTGGCGGCCTGCCGCATACGCAGGGGGGCGCGCCATCAGATACGCGCGCATGCGGCTGGTCTGGGACATCCTCTGTGGGGGGACAGCCTGTATGCGGAGCCGGAAGAACATGTGGCGGCCAGTGACGGCCTTGCCGTAGCTCTGCCTTTGACGTTCTCCAGTGGCAATACCGAAGATGCCAATATGCCGAGTCTTCGTGTTTTTTCTCCTTTGTGTGATGGCGCAGGATTTTTTTTGCATCATGGCGGCCTGCGCCTGCCCGGTGCGGCAGTGACAGACGATCTCCCCTGGCTTCTGCCCTCTGGCTGCATGAAGGCCGCAAGGGACTGGCTGGCCGGAATTTTGACCGGCAGGGAGCCTTCGGGGACATAG
- a CDS encoding GAK system CofD-like protein: MSGLPAHPAFPALGPRLTFFTGGTALRALSRELTRHTHNSVHLVTTFDSGGSSAALRQAFAMPAMGDIRNRLLALADSSVVPAAVLDFCAGRLPSRKEFSAGGEGSATGGKDPAHILRRQLVETGRAGHPVWAGMPGVFADALRLHLNFFLQRMPPDFDPYRACFGNLVLAGGYLHHKRDFGPVLAFFSRLLQTRGVVRPIVNESLHLAAELDDGSILVGQHRFKNLPRPVKRLFLTVHEPERLDTSDCSQLAATACRPPLAPASSVYLGSAGAICYPMGSFYTSVLANLLPQGVGRTVADARCPKIFIPNSGGDAELSGLGIAGQAAMILRHLREDAPDAATGQLLHYVLADSRHGRYEGGLGPEVQRAVEDMGVRLIDRPLVYENDPQHHDPVLTARALFELLPGNAAEI, translated from the coding sequence GTGAGCGGTCTTCCGGCCCACCCGGCCTTTCCGGCCCTGGGGCCGCGCCTGACCTTTTTTACCGGCGGCACCGCCTTGCGTGCCCTGAGCCGCGAACTGACCAGGCATACCCACAATTCCGTTCATCTGGTTACCACCTTTGATTCCGGCGGCAGTTCGGCGGCATTGCGCCAGGCTTTTGCCATGCCCGCCATGGGCGATATCCGCAATCGTCTGCTGGCACTTGCCGACAGCTCTGTGGTGCCTGCGGCCGTGCTGGACTTCTGCGCCGGGCGCCTGCCTTCACGCAAGGAGTTTTCGGCGGGAGGCGAAGGAAGCGCTACTGGGGGCAAAGACCCTGCCCATATTCTGCGGCGGCAGCTTGTGGAGACGGGCCGGGCCGGGCATCCCGTATGGGCGGGCATGCCCGGCGTGTTTGCCGATGCCCTGCGTCTGCATCTGAATTTTTTTCTGCAGCGCATGCCGCCGGATTTTGACCCGTACCGGGCCTGTTTTGGCAATCTTGTACTGGCAGGCGGGTATCTGCACCACAAACGTGATTTCGGGCCGGTGCTGGCCTTTTTCAGCCGTCTGCTGCAAACACGGGGCGTGGTGCGCCCCATTGTGAACGAAAGCCTGCATCTGGCGGCTGAGCTGGATGACGGTTCTATTCTTGTGGGCCAGCACAGGTTCAAAAATCTTCCCCGGCCCGTGAAGCGGCTTTTTCTTACGGTACATGAGCCGGAAAGGCTGGATACCAGCGACTGCTCCCAGCTTGCCGCCACCGCCTGCCGCCCGCCGCTGGCTCCGGCATCCAGCGTATACCTTGGTTCGGCGGGGGCCATATGCTACCCGATGGGCAGTTTCTATACCAGTGTGCTTGCAAACCTCCTGCCTCAGGGCGTGGGGCGTACAGTGGCCGATGCCCGATGCCCCAAGATTTTTATTCCCAATTCCGGCGGTGATGCCGAGCTGTCCGGCCTTGGTATTGCCGGGCAGGCAGCCATGATTTTACGGCACCTGCGTGAAGACGCCCCCGACGCGGCTACCGGGCAGCTTCTCCATTATGTGCTGGCGGATTCGCGCCACGGGCGCTATGAGGGCGGGCTTGGTCCCGAAGTGCAGCGCGCCGTGGAGGATATGGGCGTACGCCTGATCGATCGCCCCCTGGTGTATGAGAACGATCCGCAGCATCATGATCCGGTACTGACAGCGCGCGCGCTTTTTGAGCTTTTGCCCGGCAATGCTGCGGAGATATGA
- the yidD gene encoding membrane protein insertion efficiency factor YidD: protein MSHMLRVICVFPIRVYQRCISPVLPPACRYYPTCSAYAAEAVMTHGVLRGGWLALKRLARCHPWGGSGYDPVPPSRRRRDVPPLSQE from the coding sequence ATGAGCCACATGTTGCGCGTGATCTGCGTTTTTCCCATACGCGTTTACCAGCGTTGCATCTCGCCTGTGCTGCCCCCTGCCTGCCGTTATTATCCTACCTGTTCCGCCTATGCCGCCGAAGCCGTAATGACCCACGGCGTGTTGCGGGGCGGCTGGCTGGCGCTCAAGCGTCTGGCCCGCTGTCACCCTTGGGGCGGTTCGGGTTATGACCCTGTTCCACCATCACGACGTCGCCGTGACGTTCCGCCATTGTCCCAGGAGTGA
- the rnpA gene encoding ribonuclease P protein component codes for MRRYLLPRQLRIRRRVEFTACYERGRRYHTEHFLVFVLPRACPGLRARTGMAVSRKVGKAVVRNRVKRLLREFYRLHREELPVEADIVTVAKKHAGEAALDYARVAAELLPLLRRMARHLPGSSALDGLP; via the coding sequence ATGCGCCGGTACCTCCTGCCCCGACAGTTGCGCATCCGCCGCCGGGTGGAGTTTACAGCCTGTTACGAGCGGGGCAGGCGCTACCACACCGAGCACTTCCTTGTATTCGTGTTGCCGCGGGCTTGTCCCGGTCTTCGCGCGCGTACCGGCATGGCCGTTTCCCGCAAGGTGGGTAAGGCTGTGGTGCGCAATCGCGTCAAGAGACTCTTGCGGGAATTTTACCGCCTGCACAGAGAGGAGCTGCCCGTGGAGGCCGATATTGTTACCGTAGCAAAAAAGCATGCTGGAGAAGCCGCACTGGATTATGCCCGTGTGGCTGCTGAGCTTTTGCCCCTGTTGCGGCGTATGGCCCGGCATCTGCCGGGCTCTTCGGCATTGGATGGTCTGCCATGA
- a CDS encoding inorganic phosphate transporter, which produces MFDIPVLLALIVLVALIFDFTNGAHDCANAIATVVSTKVVTPRFAVGAAALLNLGGALLGTEVAKTLGSGIVLPHVVEGSHVLVLAALVGAISWNCITWYFGIPSSSSHALIGGLIGAAVADAGFSALNGGGIVDKVLIPLIASPLAGFLVGYLIMWIIFWTCARMHRRKVNGVFRRLQLVSAAFMATSHGLNDAQKTMGIITLALLIFGKIDVVEVPLWVKLSCAGAMALGTAVGGWKIVKTMGHRIFKLEPVHGFAAETSAALVITGASMLGAPVSTTHTISACIFGVGSTKRLSAVRWNVAGSLVTAWVLTLPAAGGIGFISYWLLHFIWN; this is translated from the coding sequence ATGTTTGATATTCCTGTGCTGCTGGCGCTCATCGTGCTGGTGGCCCTGATATTCGACTTTACCAACGGCGCTCACGACTGCGCCAACGCCATCGCCACCGTGGTATCCACCAAGGTGGTCACGCCGCGTTTTGCCGTGGGAGCCGCCGCCCTGCTGAATCTGGGCGGCGCTCTGCTTGGAACGGAAGTCGCCAAGACGCTGGGCAGCGGCATCGTGCTGCCCCATGTGGTCGAGGGCAGCCATGTGCTTGTGCTGGCTGCGCTGGTGGGGGCCATAAGCTGGAACTGCATAACCTGGTATTTCGGCATTCCCTCTTCTTCTTCCCACGCCCTTATTGGCGGGCTGATCGGTGCGGCAGTGGCCGATGCCGGTTTTAGCGCGCTCAACGGCGGGGGCATTGTGGACAAGGTGCTTATCCCGCTGATAGCCTCGCCTCTGGCCGGTTTTCTGGTGGGTTACCTGATTATGTGGATCATCTTCTGGACTTGCGCCCGCATGCACCGACGTAAGGTCAACGGCGTTTTCCGGCGGTTGCAGCTTGTGTCAGCAGCCTTTATGGCTACCAGCCACGGCCTCAACGATGCCCAGAAAACCATGGGCATCATTACCCTGGCCCTGCTTATTTTCGGCAAGATTGATGTTGTGGAAGTGCCGTTGTGGGTCAAGCTTTCCTGCGCCGGGGCCATGGCCCTGGGAACCGCTGTGGGCGGCTGGAAGATCGTGAAAACTATGGGCCATCGCATTTTCAAGCTGGAACCGGTGCACGGCTTTGCCGCTGAGACTTCGGCGGCGCTGGTCATTACGGGAGCCTCCATGCTGGGCGCTCCCGTAAGTACCACCCACACCATTTCCGCATGCATTTTTGGCGTCGGTTCCACCAAGCGTCTTTCTGCGGTGCGCTGGAATGTGGCCGGAAGCCTGGTCACTGCCTGGGTGCTTACCCTGCCCGCCGCGGGCGGCATCGGCTTTATCTCTTACTGGTTGCTGCATTTTATCTGGAACTAG
- the yidC gene encoding membrane protein insertase YidC: MQDGKNLLIAIVLCLIVIVGWGYLAEYMGWATRPAPVAQQSQDQQAAQPQPQAQTQAAPAQASLPVFTPAPGRDLTVDTPLYEAVVYSGGGALRSFKLKKYQVGLAADSPQVNMVDPKSAQVAPLGLVINSQPSWSTGQWSMDTGENGLALEQGQQGTLRLVGEVDNLRVVREMTFSATNYLIREKIRVVNQTQQARSVRVSYTVAADASNAAGDRYDAMRVAWDNDGSLKEESSASTLESTGVQAVGKIYWAGAMSTYFLAAVLPGDVNNVTVKGVMQQNVYRTAVEEQETLLGPGQEKELSVSYWVGPKVRSELQAVSPQLAKSVDLGFFHIIAKGLLWLLEFFHKYVHNWGLAIILLTVLIKAAFWPLTAKSYASMEKMKKLQPHMMEIREKFKDNKEQMNKEVMALYKTYGVNPASGCVPILIQLPVFFGLYQALLTSIELRHAPFITYLPGTDILWLADLSTKDPLYITPVIMGLTMFLQQRMSPPATDPTQQKIMMFLPLIFTALFLNFPSGLVLYWLVNNVLSIAQQQMMIRKFKANAAAK, encoded by the coding sequence ATGCAAGACGGTAAAAATCTTCTCATTGCCATTGTTCTTTGTCTTATTGTCATTGTTGGCTGGGGCTATCTGGCCGAGTATATGGGCTGGGCCACCCGGCCTGCCCCGGTGGCGCAGCAAAGCCAGGACCAGCAGGCCGCCCAGCCGCAGCCGCAGGCCCAGACGCAGGCCGCGCCCGCACAGGCGAGCCTGCCCGTCTTTACGCCAGCGCCCGGGCGCGACCTTACTGTGGACACCCCTCTTTACGAAGCCGTGGTCTACAGTGGCGGCGGCGCGCTGCGGTCGTTCAAGCTGAAAAAATACCAGGTAGGCCTTGCGGCCGACTCGCCCCAGGTGAACATGGTTGATCCCAAGAGCGCCCAGGTGGCTCCTCTGGGGCTTGTCATCAACAGCCAGCCCTCATGGAGTACGGGCCAGTGGTCTATGGACACCGGCGAGAACGGGCTTGCTCTTGAACAGGGCCAGCAGGGAACGCTGCGCCTCGTGGGCGAAGTGGACAACCTGCGTGTGGTGCGCGAAATGACCTTCAGCGCCACCAACTATCTTATCCGCGAAAAAATCCGTGTGGTGAACCAGACCCAGCAGGCCCGCAGTGTGCGTGTGAGCTATACTGTGGCCGCTGATGCCAGCAATGCCGCCGGCGACCGCTACGACGCCATGCGCGTGGCGTGGGACAACGACGGCAGCCTCAAGGAAGAAAGCTCGGCCAGTACCCTTGAAAGCACCGGTGTGCAGGCTGTGGGTAAAATTTACTGGGCCGGGGCCATGAGCACGTATTTTCTTGCGGCCGTGCTGCCCGGCGATGTGAATAACGTGACCGTCAAGGGCGTAATGCAGCAGAACGTGTACCGCACCGCCGTGGAAGAGCAGGAAACCCTGCTCGGCCCCGGACAGGAAAAAGAGCTTTCTGTTTCCTACTGGGTTGGTCCCAAGGTGCGCTCCGAACTGCAGGCCGTTTCGCCCCAGCTTGCCAAGAGCGTTGATCTGGGCTTTTTCCACATCATTGCCAAGGGCCTTCTGTGGCTGCTGGAATTTTTCCACAAGTATGTGCACAACTGGGGTCTGGCAATCATTCTGCTGACCGTGCTCATCAAGGCCGCCTTCTGGCCCCTGACGGCCAAGAGCTACGCCTCTATGGAAAAGATGAAGAAGCTCCAGCCGCACATGATGGAGATTCGTGAAAAGTTCAAGGACAACAAGGAACAGATGAACAAAGAGGTCATGGCCCTCTACAAGACCTATGGCGTCAACCCCGCCAGCGGCTGTGTGCCCATCCTCATCCAGTTGCCCGTATTCTTTGGCCTGTACCAGGCCCTGCTCACATCCATCGAGCTGCGTCATGCGCCCTTTATCACCTATCTGCCCGGAACGGACATCCTGTGGCTGGCTGACCTGTCCACCAAGGATCCCCTGTACATTACGCCCGTGATCATGGGCCTGACCATGTTTTTGCAGCAGCGGATGAGCCCCCCGGCCACAGATCCCACGCAGCAGAAGATCATGATGTTTCTTCCCCTTATCTTTACGGCGCTTTTCCTGAACTTCCCTTCGGGTCTGGTGCTGTACTGGCTGGTCAACAACGTGCTTTCCATAGCCCAGCAGCAGATGATGATCCGGAAGTTCAAGGCCAACGCCGCCGCGAAATAG
- a CDS encoding 3'-5' exonuclease gives MDMDVLRRRLSSEEINALPLCHYEGPVHVVRSEADWQAALPLLREESILGFDTETRPSFRKGRRNSPALIQLATARAVYLIQLSWLPFGPHLADLLANPVQVKAGVGIRDDMRDLAKLHDFEPAGLVDLGGVARAHKLPSQGLRTLAANFFGWRVSKGSQCSNWSLPELSARQIAYAATDAWIGRLIFIRMCELGLIPAARPASWPAVSCGGGA, from the coding sequence ATGGATATGGATGTTCTGCGCCGCCGCCTGAGCAGCGAAGAGATAAACGCCTTGCCCCTGTGTCACTACGAGGGGCCGGTGCATGTGGTACGCAGCGAGGCGGACTGGCAGGCTGCGCTGCCCCTGTTGCGTGAGGAAAGCATTCTGGGTTTTGATACCGAAACACGTCCGTCCTTCCGCAAGGGCAGGCGCAATTCGCCCGCGCTCATCCAGCTGGCAACGGCCCGGGCTGTCTATCTTATCCAGTTGTCCTGGTTGCCCTTCGGGCCGCACCTGGCGGACCTGCTCGCCAATCCCGTGCAGGTCAAGGCGGGCGTGGGCATTCGGGATGACATGCGCGACCTGGCAAAACTGCACGATTTTGAGCCTGCGGGGCTGGTGGATCTCGGCGGCGTTGCCCGTGCGCACAAGCTGCCCAGCCAGGGGTTGCGCACACTGGCGGCCAATTTTTTTGGCTGGCGCGTTTCCAAGGGGTCCCAGTGCTCAAACTGGAGCCTGCCCGAGCTTAGCGCCCGGCAGATCGCCTACGCCGCCACCGATGCCTGGATAGGCCGGCTTATCTTTATCCGTATGTGCGAGCTTGGCCTCATTCCTGCTGCCAGGCCTGCCAGTTGGCCTGCCGTGAGCTGCGGAGGCGGTGCGTGA
- the mnmE gene encoding tRNA uridine-5-carboxymethylaminomethyl(34) synthesis GTPase MnmE gives MSTNDTIAAIATPPGSGGVGIVRISGPEAKQTLARMFLPLSPKFENFRPWFLHRGHVVDWNGENLDDVLAVFMPGPRSFTGEDVAEIHCHGGPFIVQSVLEAALRLGARQAQQGEFSRRAFINGRMDLSQAEAVAELIAAPSREALRYGLNRLDGLLARRTETLRRELEALRMQVCVAVDFPEDEVEGMDAPTFSAAVEKVASALRHLLQGSRRARVMQQGAVVVLAGAVNAGKSSLMNALLGRNRALVTDIPGTTRDFLEEACDLGGLPVRLTDTAGLRKAAESIEEMGVERSRQKLAEADAVVLVLDGGVLGEAGAAAATCPDPAAREVLELAGATPVLVVWNKCDLCTPSVFPPRWIQGQTCCTTSAFSDTQVEDMAESLRALLLAGGGGAAAEEGLAPNARQSMALEAALAELAALREDVDAGRSYDCCAVRLDVAAAHLAEVTGLSSPAEVLDRVFSQFCIGK, from the coding sequence ATGAGCACCAACGACACCATAGCAGCCATTGCCACGCCCCCCGGATCCGGCGGGGTCGGCATTGTGCGTATTTCCGGCCCCGAAGCCAAGCAGACGCTCGCGCGCATGTTTTTGCCCCTGTCGCCGAAATTTGAAAACTTTCGCCCCTGGTTTCTGCACAGGGGACACGTCGTGGACTGGAACGGGGAAAACCTGGATGACGTGCTTGCTGTCTTTATGCCCGGTCCGCGCAGTTTTACCGGCGAAGATGTGGCTGAAATACATTGTCATGGCGGCCCGTTTATTGTGCAGTCAGTGCTTGAGGCTGCCTTGCGTCTCGGGGCGCGCCAGGCACAGCAGGGCGAATTTTCGCGTCGTGCCTTTATCAACGGGCGTATGGACCTGAGCCAGGCTGAAGCTGTGGCCGAACTGATTGCCGCGCCTTCGCGCGAAGCCCTGCGTTACGGCCTGAACCGGCTGGACGGGCTGCTGGCCCGCCGGACGGAGACTCTGCGCCGCGAGCTTGAAGCCCTGCGCATGCAGGTCTGCGTGGCCGTGGATTTTCCCGAGGACGAAGTGGAAGGCATGGATGCGCCCACGTTCAGCGCGGCTGTGGAAAAAGTGGCTTCGGCCTTGCGTCATCTGCTTCAGGGCAGCCGCAGGGCGCGGGTCATGCAGCAGGGTGCTGTGGTTGTGCTGGCCGGGGCGGTCAATGCGGGCAAGTCCAGTCTCATGAACGCGCTGCTTGGGCGCAACCGCGCCCTGGTTACCGATATTCCCGGTACAACGCGGGACTTTCTTGAAGAAGCCTGCGATCTTGGCGGCCTGCCCGTGCGGCTGACAGATACTGCCGGCTTGCGCAAAGCTGCAGAAAGTATTGAAGAAATGGGCGTTGAGCGCAGCAGGCAAAAACTGGCTGAAGCCGATGCTGTTGTTTTGGTGCTTGACGGCGGCGTGTTGGGAGAAGCCGGAGCCGCTGCCGCGACCTGCCCTGACCCCGCTGCCCGGGAAGTTCTGGAGCTTGCCGGTGCTACACCTGTGCTGGTTGTATGGAACAAATGCGATCTGTGCACGCCTTCGGTTTTTCCGCCTCGCTGGATTCAGGGGCAAACCTGTTGCACAACAAGCGCTTTTTCCGATACACAGGTGGAGGACATGGCCGAAAGCTTGCGCGCCCTGCTGCTGGCCGGCGGCGGGGGAGCCGCCGCAGAAGAGGGGCTTGCTCCCAATGCGCGGCAAAGCATGGCACTGGAAGCGGCCCTGGCCGAACTGGCGGCCCTGCGGGAAGATGTGGATGCCGGGCGGTCGTATGACTGTTGCGCCGTGCGCCTGGACGTGGCTGCCGCCCATCTGGCGGAGGTAACAGGCCTGAGCAGCCCCGCTGAGGTGCTGGACAGGGTTTTTTCTCAATTTTGTATCGGCAAGTAG